From the Plasmodium malariae genome assembly, chromosome: 2 genome, one window contains:
- the PmUG01_02019600 gene encoding thrombospondin related sporozoite protein, putative, with amino-acid sequence MMINISRYFFLLYIIKSHLNFYLGLSNHFSEQNVEAHKLLHSNQSVLKNRILKEVNRDHCNSWSEWSACSKTCDVGVKMRVRTSSKKENSADCSKLTETSICFLEACPYSATQKERDINEMRQNEKKRALIKYLIIFSIFSGVSILLLLICTVVSIKKKII; translated from the exons ATGATGATAAACATATCAagatacttttttttattatatataatcaaatCGCACCTTA aTTTTTATCTCGGGCTCAGTAATCATTTTTCAGAACAAAATGTTGAAGCACACAA ACTACTACATAGTAACCAGTccgttttaaaaaatagaatattaaaagaagTTAATCGGGATCATTGCAATTCGTGGTCTGAGTGGTCTGCTTGCTCAAAAACATGTGATGTTGGAGTAAAAATGAGAGTACGAACTAGTTCAAAGAAGGAAAATTCTGCAGACTGTTCTAAGCTTACCGAAACGTCTATTTGTTTTCTGGAAGCTTGTCCCTATTCTGCTACTCAGAAAGAACGTGATATAAACGAAATGAGacaaaatgagaaaaaaagagCTTTGATAAAATATCTGATAATTTTTAGTATCTTTTCAGGAGTTAGTATACTGTTACTGTTAATTTGCACAGTTGtgtcaataaaaaaaaaaattatataa
- the PIESP15 gene encoding parasite-infected erythrocyte surface protein, putative: protein MKYFYVKYLCILTLIVQVFWKGCNNEPGSVSNVSRGSNVSSGSSGSSGKSGSSGGSYASAMHSFKAPLTVNDLNKGWMLDYSTASTNQYIVLVPNVYNRRGIFYNTKAIFSDSITVTFSFCMYKKYYKESIDKKYYKEQKDVKSIVYRTNIDEKNKENGFAFWLLHNPFTVQNGSVDNIILEEEEFGLYGYKKAFNGVGIFFKLNGNELILSGLGNYGKRNINLNDLVRRSYHINAVTYNDIINVKITTQKNEVGVFIYYPKNENYIHSFTLKKQIPKENYIAFSAYNFKEDEKIAITNANKYQPTYVGISEVQVSAKDNIILEEEYETKTKEYINEESSKVKNELSSNDVNNSVNELLNELTHNKDQTTQVEVLKSLIKIIQKCLLFHINNEKRLSYNFDILNENIIYIQDELKQIKKNISHKSEDPKYYQKIFSTELSSLKNLFHSHAQYQKKNIEDITDRLTKKIDNSQELKLLAEKAQTLEKIINKRNSSTSYLFALAFAALIVITLCMIYKKIRDVEKKHIL, encoded by the coding sequence ATGAAATATTTCTACGTGAAATATTTGTGCATCCTTACTCTAATAGTTCAAGTGTTTTGGAAAGGATGTAATAACGAACCAGGTAGTGTTAGTAATGTTAGTAGAGGTAGTAACGTTAGTAGTGGCAGTAGTGGTAGTAGCGGCAAAAGTGGAAGTAGCGGTGGCAGCTATGCATCCGCAATGCACTCGTTTAAGGCTCCCTTGACAGTGAACGACTTAAATAAAGGATGGATGCTGGACTACTCGACGGCAAGCACAAACCAATACATAGTTCTAGTGCCAAATGTGTATAATAGAAGAGGGATATTCTATAACACAAAGGCAATATTTTCAGACAGTATAACAGTAACTTTCAGTTTTTGCATGTACAAGAAATATTACAAGGAGAGCATagataagaaatattataaagaacAGAAGGATGTAAAGTCAATAGTATATAGAACGAATATTgatgaaaagaataaagagAATGGGTTTGCATTTTGGTTATTACATAATCCATTTACTGTACAGAATGGGAGTGtcgataatattattttggaAGAAGAAGAATTTGGTTTGTATGGATATAAAAAAGCGTTTAATGGAGtaggtatattttttaaattaaatggtaatgaattaatattatcaGGTTTAGGTAATTATGGaaagagaaatataaatttgaatGATTTAGTTAGAAGAAGCTATCACATAAATGCAGTTACATATAacgatataataaatgttaaGATAACGACACAAAAAAATGAGGTAGGtgtgtttatttattatccaaaaaatgaaaattatatacatagttttactttaaaaaaacaaatacctaaagaaaattatatcgCATTTAGtgcttataattttaaagagGATGAAAAAATAGCAATAACAAATGCAAACAAATACCAGCCTACTTATGTGGGTATATCAGAAGTACAAGTTTCAGCCAAGGATAATATTATACTTGAAGAAGAATatgaaacaaaaacaaaagagTACATAAATGAAGAAAGTTCTAAAGTAAAAAACGAATTATCATCTAATGATGTAAATAATTCTgttaatgaattattaaaCGAATTAACACATAATAAAGATCAAACTACACAAGTAGAAGTCTTAAaatctttaataaaaataattcaaaaatgtttgttatttcatattaataatgaaaaaagattatcgtataattttgatatattaaatgaaaatatcatatacatacaagatgaattaaaacaaattaaaaaaaatatttctcatAAATCAGAGGACCCaaaatattatcaaaaaatattttccacCGAATTAAGTAGTTTAAAAAACTTATTCCATTCGCATGCacaatatcaaaaaaaaaatattgaagatATTACTGACAGATTAaccaaaaaaatagataacaGCCAAGAATTAAAACTACTAGCAGAAAAGGCACAAacattagaaaaaattattaacaaacgAAATAGCAGCACTTCCTACCTTTTCGCGCTAGCCTTTGCTGCTCTCATTGTTATTACGCTCTGCatgatttataaaaaaattagggacgtagaaaaaaaacatattctGTAA
- the ARP1 gene encoding actin-related protein: protein MNEYGNQLYSNQPIIIDNGSGYIKSGFAGDDIPNLVFPSYVGRPKYKRVMAGAVEGNLFVGNKAEEYRGLLKVTYPINHGIVENWNDMENIWIHVYNSLKINAEEHPVLLTEAPLNPQKNKEKIAEVFFESFNVPALFISIQAILSLYSCGKTNGTVLDCGDGVCHCVSIYEGYSISNTITRTDVAGRDITTYLGYLLRKNGHLFNTSAEMEVVKNMKENCCYVSFNISKEKNSSEKSPTTLPYILPDGSQILIGSERYRAPEVLFNPSILGLEYLGLSELIVTSITRADMDLRKTLYSHIVLSGGTTLFHGFGDRLLNEIRKFAPKDITVLPNFSFIRISAPPERKFSTFIGGSILASLATFKKIWITKQEFDEYGSMILHRKTF, encoded by the exons ATGAACGAATATGGTAATCAGCTTTACTCAAATCAGCCTATAATAATTGATAATGGAAGTGGGTATATAAAGTCAGGTTTTGCAGGTGATGACATTCCCAACCTTGTATTTCCTTCCTA CGTAGGGAGGCCTAAGTACAAGCGAGTCATGGCAGGGGCAGTAGAGGGAAATTTGTTCGTAGGAAATAAAGCG GAAGAATATAGAGGCTTATTAAAAGTTACGTACCCCATAAATCATGGAATTGTTGAGAACTGGAATGACATGGAAAATATTTGGATACACGTTTACAATTCTTTGAAAATAAACGCGGAGGAA cacCCAGTGCTATTAACAGAGGCCCCACTAAACCCtcaaaagaataaagaaaaaattgccGAGGTTTTCTTTGAATCTTTTAATGTACCTGCcttatttatatctattcAAGCAATACTCTCTTTATATTCCTGCGGCAAGACGAATGGGACTGTTCTTGATTGCGGAGATGGCGTTTGTCATTGTGTATCCATTTATGAGG gaTACAGTATATCAAATACCATAACTAGAACGGACGTCGCAGGGAGAGATATCACAACTTATTTAGGATACTTGTTGAGAAAAAATGGTCATTTATTTAACACTTCGGCTGAAATGGAAGTAGTGAAAAACATGAAGGAAAATTGTTGTTatgtttcttttaatataagcaaagaaaaaaattcttcGGAAAAATCTCCTACCACTTTGCCTTACATACTTCCCGACGGGTCACAGATACTG ATAGGCTCTGAGAGGTACCGAGCGCCGGAAGTGCTGTTCAACCCATCAATTCTGGGGTTGGAATATTTGG GATTGTCAGAACTGATAGTTACATCAATAACAAGAGCAGATATGGACTTGagaaaaacattatattctCATATTGTATTATCAGGAGGGACTACACTCTTTCATG gTTTTGGGGATAGACTATTAAACGAAATTAGGAAATTTGCCCCCAAAGATATAACAGTACTGCCAAATTTCAGCTTT ATACGAATTAGCGCGCCCCCGGAAAGGAAGTTCAGCACATTCATAGGGGGGTCCATTTTAGCTTCTTTAGCaactttcaaaaaaatatggattaCTAAAcag GAATTCGATGAATACGGATCTATGATATTGCACAGGAAGACCTTTTGA
- the PSTK gene encoding L-seryl-tRNA(Sec) kinase, putative yields the protein MNFTFLFYGKPCSGKDTLINNLLKRKKQILHFIYLFYNLTEKRIFYKYVEEKILFINLIKYYYRLNNVRIKLSCTGRKRGTKIISFSFLLYLSRCLLTRMGCHPFQPNAYNKLNNMIKKVIRQNKKNKFLKNYKDKYNNMRGKHRYPYNKWNIKKKATLFNNLNKYKMCYTFANQIIKWKKYFQLFMSKNKTCIYVICTDFIEKQFYNYQSKEKKNTPFSLQLKKAEKYHYYMLNEKYIIYEKKKKKKKSTQNVFYPFLKKTRVKNGILLIRKKEKKKKATLINQTKYWKVARKIAYSYCLSLMRREKCKEQHEKEKEKEHHCPHKNSRNKIIILNDTFHLPSMRKKYFLLSKKYNFNYVQVYLNTPLQTCLRRNRNRKNFKYISEKTIVRNHICQQKYAVRLNPGEQTKVSNMINVVKTGHKWQMKILSLQIDSFRQNKIAEILFFIYKHFTHFKNIKQKRKVSTKEEQKPQTKSNPLNLLNVMINKIIHERLKELPNEKKNEYALRFRLIKLKLLKECRDNNTHTIENVEDMFFVQ from the exons ATGAACTTCacctttttgttttatggAAAACCTTGTAGTGGTAAGGACACAttgataaataatttattaaagagGAAGAAGCAAATTCTCCATTTCATTTACCTTTTTTACAACTTAACGGAAAAGCGTATCTTCTACAAATatgtagaagaaaaaatactttttataaatctaattaaatattactatAGACTAAACAATGTAAGGATAAAACTTAGCTGCACAGGTAGAAAGAGGGGAactaaaataatttctttctcctttttattatacctTTCAAGATGCCTTCTCACCCGTATGGGGTGTCATCCTTTCCAGCCAAATGCATATAACAagttaaataatatgataaaaaaagtgataagacaaaataaaaaaaataaatttcttaaaaattacaaGGACAAGTACAATAATATGAGAGGGAAACACAGATACCCATACAACAAATggaacataaaaaagaaagcgACGCTTTTCAATAACCTTAACAAGTATAAAATGTGTTATACTTTTGCGAaccaaataataaaatggaaaaaatatttccaatTATTTatgagtaaaaataaaacttgtatatatgttatatgtacggattttattgaaaaacaATTTTACAACTATcaaagtaaagaaaaaaaaaatactccTTTCTCATTACAGTTAAAAAAGGCGGAAAAATACCACTATTACATGCTAAatgagaaatatataatttacgaaaagaaaaaaaaaaaaaaaaaatctactCAAAATGTCTTTTAtccctttttaaaaaaaacaagagtAAAAAATGGTATACTTctcataagaaaaaaagaaaaaaaaaaaaaagcaactCTAATTAATCAAACCAAGTATTGGAAGGTAGCTAGAAAAATTGCTTACTCATATTGTTTAAGCCTAATGCGTCGGGAAAAATGCAAAGAGCAacatgaaaaggaaaaagaaaaagaacatCACTGTCCTCATAAAAATTcaagaaacaaaataatcaTCTTAAACGACACCTTTCACTTACCATcgatgagaaaaaaatattttttactgtccaaaaaat ATAACTTCAACTATGTACaggtatatttaaatacCCCTCTTCAAACGTGTTTAAGGAGAAACAGAAATAGGAAgaattttaaatacatatcTGAAAAAACGATTGTGAGAAATCATATATGTCAACAAAAATATGCAGTTAGACTAAATCCAGGAGAACAGACAAAAGTGTCAAATATGATTAATGTTGTTAAAACTGGTCATAAATGGCAAATGAAAATTCTTTCTCTTCAGATTGACTCATTTCGtcaaaataaa ATTGCAGAAATACTGTTTTTCATATACAAACACTTCACtcatttcaaaaatataaaacaaaaaagaaaagtttcCACAAAAGAAGAGCAAAAGCCCCAAACCAAATCAAACCCTTTAAAC CTCCTAAACGTGAtgattaacaaaattattcatGAAAGATTGAAGGAACTCCCCAATG aaaaaaaaaatgagtatGCCCTTAGGTTTCGTCTCATTAAATTGAAGCTTTTAAAAG aaTGTAGAGATAACAACACGCATACGATTGAAAATGTAGAAGATATGTTTTTTGTGCAGTAG
- the PmUG01_02020000 gene encoding ATP-dependent RNA helicase, putative, whose translation MPLAFLHTLLFLLKLLTNDGSTILKKKNYLAFLKKNVSHFSGKVNFFKKKNLLELKKKKKNDDFKNRGVSKGGNYSNDGTDVVGNQSNNFSDHVKKSKQEMSKSFNGKKKTYSKKEVKKLYEQFKNVKRKKKEQVRSSYLPQTDKEKEIHISKSEKLCQQKRDHFDKVKKFRKENYSRQRYSYKKRSRKEEKILNMFEKNLKHSIEKLNKKTRKYEMFKGNANLKKGILQNEILQKVLAKGHTEKEKKKKKKKKIKEKIVERTAGQNANKMETNIRKKDPKQYNMNKNINKKTFIDDIGIDVDGKKEVDLRTNESSIKFYMHDEPKGGRSDEEKIEKKRPNGNGHKHKEQQNKQKKRQMGKPVRTGQPPKNDHSRELSTAGNMSKKSVESNNRGEKKVEQMDLMDQTDQMDKTNQTDKPNQTDKPNQTDKTNQTDKPNQTDKPNQTDKTNQTDKPNQTDKPNQTDKTNQTDKMVQMDQMNKTYHTKKMDEIGQMYHGGAFRNVLKMGNSIDNFRREIIIRDSSSKECNGVKRRLAKFDSIIDLNAGAGTQMKEKKNVQSEKYNFSDLGIYDNFINVYLKYNDIEIPTEYQKKFIPMVIFFLNNSYSDLINCIDCVGGVVARHPFLHIKFDDKDDENKEKKEYVNNDNVKRVIEQIIYVNKYNERSNKLMRTFFLHCPTGTGKTFIYLLPLFQHISNINLYEYKKKLNVEKNYEESPFFFFSSHNKNNLFYENKKINDNVTSFLCTSSVKENFFIHHNIQKVKNTLSYLKKNKDMQGNEKITQSSKIKENEIGKNNMGHVHFTSVNDYITKIKKIKKDILILTYNKELSVQIYELYKDIINSFYKSFNSKFFIHNNSFIFSKYMGEEKKNDPFIEKLNLLFKKNININVYLLIGGNNINYQLKSLKKKKLNVLSENGQRNDLTEVTSKSEDDKQRVIRTDSLQNNHQASEKKETEDDDLIHINVYVGTPGRIEKLIYEKKIIKLENISTVIFDEYDFFINAPKKGNQQKNYTSKNNKIDIEIENKFFSKILRGIYLNNKDNKMGNSNNNVEVNEKKKKISLTNVICCSATPAVYPFLIYTKHVITTNFLKSLTYGHYRNACGNSTVAGKDELHENVDTHAGREINDKSVRKMDEQNEKNEKNEQNEPSEPREQNKQNEQSEQNGQNVQNTRNRDLRTNFYQGTEKKEDQQLKKDTSIINYEREESMLNDLFKLKEFGNIPSNLIHLNYCYDKKNKERNNNATSNFLRVLFSNPLNKNVLVFCNTKKKVMDLWSLFRNRFDVDIQTIFAQKDKGKKKIFKDINYANFFKNDMVDYKNLKKYVNFMFISTNLLYRGINCTGFTTIINFDMPSTPTEYVHRCGRIGRINNKGAVINIFEKKDKRSYRKRIFKMLNVHVYDVDCYMNNLFTLKGNEKNS comes from the exons ATGCCCCTTGCCTTTCTACACACACTCCTCTTCCTTCTTAAGCTCCTAACAAACGACGGTTccacaattttaaaaaaaaaaaattatctagcctttttaaaaaagaacgTTTCCCATTTTTCTGGCAAggtaaattttttcaaaaaaaaaaatttacttgagcttaaaaaaaaaaaaaaaaatgatgatttCAAAAATAGAGGGGTCTCAAAAGGAGGAAATTACAGCAATGATGGCACAGATGTAGTAGGAAATCAGTCAAACAATTTTAGTGATCATGTAAAAAAATCGAAACAAGAGATGAGTAAATCATtcaatgga aaaaaaaaaacatatagtAAAAAGGAAGTTAAGAAGTTATATgaacaatttaaaaatgtgaaaagaaagaaaaaagaacaagTGAGGAGTAGTTACTTACCACAAACGgataaggaaaaagaaattcaTATCAGTAAGTCTGAAAAATTGTGCCAGCAAAAAAGAGATCATTTCGATAAGGTTAAGAAGTTTAGAAAGGAGAATTATAGTAGACAAAGATACAGCTACAAAAAGAGAAGTAGAAAGGAAGAGAAAATTCTGAACATGTTTGAAAAGAACTTAAAGCACTctattgaaaaattaaacaaaaaaacgagaaaatatgaaatgtTTAAGGGAAATgcaaatttgaaaaaaggcATTCTGCAGAATGAAATTCTTCAAAAGGTTTTAGCTAAGGGACATacggaaaaagaaaaaaaaaaaaaaaaaaaaaaaaaaatcaaggAAAAAATCGTGGAAAGAACTGCAGGTCAAAACGCGAATAAAATGGAGACAAATATCAGGAAAAAGGACCCCAAACAATATAACATGaataagaatattaataagaaaacatTTATCGACGATATTGGTATCGATGTAGACGGTAAGAAAGAAGTAGATCTTCGCACGAATGAAAGcagtataaaattttatatgcatGATGAACCAAAAGGGGGGAGGTCTGACGAGGAGAagatagaaaagaaaaggcCGAATGGAAACGGACATAAGCATAAGGAACAACAAAATAAGCAAAAGAAGCGGCAAATGGGAAAGCCAGTGCGCACAGGGCAGCCGCCGAAGAATGACCATTCGAGGGAACTTTCCACTGCTGGTAACATGAGTAAGAAGAGTGTAGAGAGTAACAACAGGGGAGAGAAAAAAGTGGAGCAAATGGATCTAATGGATCAAACGGATCAAATGGACAAAACGAACCAAACGGACAAACCTAACCAAACGGACAAACCTAACCAAACGGACAAAACGAACCAAACGGACAAACCTAACCAAACGGACAAACCTAACCAAACGGACAAAACGAACCAAACGGACAAACCTAACCAAACGGACAAACCTAACCAAACGGACAAAACGAACCAAACGGACAAAATGGTTCAAATGGACCAAATGAACAAAACATACCACACGAAAAAAATGGACGAAATAGGCCAAATGTACCATGGGGGTGCATTTAGGAATGTACTAAAAATGGGAAACTCTATCGATAATTTTCGCagagaaataataatacggGATAGTTCATCTAAAGAATGTAATGGTGTGAAAAGACGACTAGCGAAATTTGATAGTATCATAGACTTGAATGCAGGAGCCGGTACCCAgatgaaggaaaaaaaaaatgtacaaagtGAGAAGTATAATTTTAGCGACCTAGGAatttatgataattttataaatgtctacttaaaatataacgACATTGAAATTCCGACAGAATACcaaaaaaagtttatacctatggtaatattttttctgaacAATTCCTATTCTGACTTGATAAATTGTATAGACTGTGTAGGAGGCGTAGTAGCAAGACATCCATTCTTGCATATCAAATTTGATGATAAGGATGACgagaataaagaaaagaaggaATATGTTAATAATGATAACGTAAAGAGGGTGATAGAGCagataatatatgtaaacaaatataacGAGAGGAGTAATAAACTTATGAGAaccttttttcttcattgtCCTACAGGGACAGGGAAAacgttcatatatttattaccaCTTTTTCAGCatattagtaatattaaCTTATATGAGTATAAAAAGAAGTTAAATGTGGAGAAGAATTATGAGGAGagcccttttttttttttttctagtcataataaaaataatcttttttatgaaaataaaaaaattaacgacAACGTTACCTCTTTCCTTTGCACGTCATcagtaaaagaaaattttttcattcacCATAATATCCAAAAAGTTAAGAATACGTTGagttatttaaagaaaaataaagatatgcAGGGTAATGAAAAGATAACACAAagtagtaaaataaaagagaatGAGATAGGTAAGAACAACATGGGGCATGTACATTTTACAAGTGTAAATGactatataacaaaaataaaaaaaataaaaaaggatattcTTATTCTTACATACAATAAGGAATTAagtgtacaaatatatgaattatataaagatataattaactctttttataaatcttttaattcaaaatttttcatacataataattcatttatattctCCAAATATATGGgggaagagaaaaaaaatgatccttttattgaaaaattgaatttactttttaaaaaaaatattaacataaatgTGTACTTACTCATAGGAGGAAATAACATTAATTATCAGTTAAAAagtttaaagaaaaaaaaattaaatgtgtTAAGTGAAAATGGTCAAAGAAATGATTTAACCGAGGTAACTTCTAAAAGTGAAGATGATAAACAAAGGGTCATCAGGACTGATAGTCTTCAAAATAACCATCAAGCTagcgaaaaaaaagagacGGAGGATGATgatttaatacatattaacGTTTATGTAGGAACCCCAGGACGAATAGAAAAACTTATTTATGAAAAGAAAATCATAAAACTAGAAAATATTTCTACAGTTATTTTTGATGAATAcgattttttcattaatgcACCCAAAAAAGGGAATCAGCAAAAAAATTACACGAGTAAGAACAATAAAATAGATatagaaatagaaaataaattcttcTCAAAAATATTGAGaggaatttatttaaataataaggataataaaatgggcaatagtaataataatgtagaagtgaacgaaaaa aaaaaaaaaatatcactTACCAATGTCATATGTTGTAGTGCTACCCCCGCGGTCTACCCATTTCTGATCTATACAAAGCACGTAATTACAACGAACTTTCTAAAAAGCTTAACATATGGTCATTATCGGAACGCGTGCGGTAATTCAACTGTCGCAGGGAAAGATGAGTTACATGAAAATGTAGACACTCACGCAGGAAGAGAAATTAACGACAAAAGTGTTCGCAAAATGGATGAACAGAACGAAAAGAACGAAAAGAACGAACAGAATGAACCGAGCGAACCGAGggaacaaaataaacagaACGAACAAAGCGAACAAAACGGACAAAACGTACAGAACACACGGAATAGAGACCTACGGACAAACTTCTATCAAGGAAcggagaaaaaagaagaccAACAGTTAAAAAAAGACACTTCTATCATTAACTACGAACGAGAGGAAAGCATGTTAAATGATTTGTTCAAGCTAAAAGAATTTGGAAATATCCCCAGCAATTTgatacatttaaattattgctacgataagaaaaataaagaaagaaataataatgcaaCCTCGAACTTTTTAAGggttttattttcaaatccattaaataaaaatgttttggTATTCTGCAACACGAAG aaaaaggTTATGGATCTATGGAGCCTTTTTAGAAATCGCTTCGATGTCGATATTCAGACCATCTTTGCTCAGAAGGATAAaggaaagaagaaaatattcaAGGATATAAATTACGCAAACTTCTTTAAAAACGACATGGttgattataaaaatttaaaaaaatacgtaaattttatgtttatatctaccaatttattatatagagGAATCAATTGTACGGGTTTCACGACGATCATTAATTTTGACATGCCTTCGA CCCCCACGGAATATGTACACAGGTGTGGAAGAATAGGCAGAATAAACAATAAGGGAGCtgttataaacatttttgagaaaaaggataaaagaagttatagaaaaagaatattcaAAATGTTAAATGTTCACGTTTACGATGTCGACTGTTACATGAACAACTTGTTTACCTTAAAGGGAAACGAAAAAAACAGCTGA